One region of Lactobacillus johnsonii genomic DNA includes:
- a CDS encoding ATP-binding protein, producing the protein MENPFNPSFGKMPSVFLNRDSLTQRIVTELNRVGSPFQTSLLYGQRGSGKTTLMTEVSNLISKDKNWLVINLVLDDDLLISLINQLQRHLLNLKIIKNIDLKMNFFGLDMSASFHQQAESNFQLLFQDALEKLTKKGFHVLINIDEVHLTLLLKKFASCYQIMIRNNLNVSLLMAGLPENVSEIQNDDVLTFLLRANRIVLNPLDIESIKNSYQHIFNKAGYTFSTETLLYMTKQTQGFAYAFQLLGYHLWEEIIHSSNKTISISDINNILDIYISELNRNVYFKVYSDMSEREKEFVQAMVKSKQHKVKSQVIGNLMEKGPNYIAVYRRKLIDDQIIKPNGYGYVSFLLPYFDKFVEQEMILDEF; encoded by the coding sequence ATGGAAAATCCTTTTAATCCTAGTTTTGGAAAAATGCCCAGTGTTTTCTTAAATCGTGATTCATTAACTCAACGTATAGTTACTGAATTGAACCGAGTGGGATCGCCTTTTCAAACATCCCTTCTTTACGGGCAACGTGGTTCGGGAAAAACTACATTGATGACAGAAGTTTCTAATTTAATAAGTAAAGATAAAAATTGGTTAGTAATTAATTTAGTCTTAGATGATGACCTTTTAATTTCATTAATAAATCAATTACAAAGACATCTTCTTAACTTAAAGATCATAAAAAATATCGACCTAAAGATGAACTTCTTTGGACTGGATATGAGTGCTAGTTTCCATCAACAGGCTGAATCTAATTTTCAATTATTATTCCAAGATGCCTTAGAGAAACTAACAAAAAAAGGGTTTCATGTTTTAATTAACATTGACGAAGTACATTTAACACTATTATTAAAAAAATTTGCTAGTTGTTATCAAATTATGATTCGAAACAATCTTAATGTTTCTTTACTTATGGCAGGTTTACCGGAAAATGTTTCAGAAATCCAAAATGATGATGTTCTTACCTTTTTATTGCGTGCCAATCGAATCGTTTTGAATCCTTTAGATATTGAAAGTATAAAAAATAGTTATCAGCACATTTTTAATAAAGCTGGCTATACATTTTCGACTGAAACTCTTTTATATATGACTAAACAAACTCAAGGATTTGCTTATGCTTTTCAATTATTGGGTTATCATTTGTGGGAAGAAATCATTCATTCCTCCAATAAGACGATTTCTATATCTGATATAAACAACATCTTAGACATCTATATTAGTGAATTAAATAGAAATGTTTACTTCAAAGTTTATAGCGACATGTCTGAGCGTGAAAAAGAATTCGTACAAGCTATGGTTAAATCTAAGCAACACAAGGTTAAAAGTCAGGTTATTGGTAATCTTATGGAAAAAGGACCTAATTACATTGCTGTCTATCGCCGGAAATTAATTGATGACCAAATTATTAAACCGAATGGTTATGGCTATGTTAGCTTTTTGTTACCCTACTTCGATAAATTCGTCGAACAAGAGATGATTTTAGATGAATTTTAA
- a CDS encoding NB-ARC domain-containing protein, producing the protein MYSENPFDAEFGGIPELYLDFNNDAVKYAKRAHRYKKHPTYSLFITGVRGSGKTVFMNKVGKELNKYDDTIVVTLHNTEDLFRIMYIKLAPMLNKLKKWSSSVSISLPFVSINFAEANEKHDEIYYKTEITKILKLLKQANMRVAFCIDEVSNTPAIQKLAEEFNNWSLSELQVSVIMTGLLKEVAELSSSHNLTFLVRADRFHVNKLQKLSIAQAYIKVFDITSEQAEEMAEMTQGYAYAFQLIGDLMYEELSTGKNFKDAWNYTKLAFKDTLFNQAYDVISHELTEIDFQFLYEMSKNNNISAIIEKMGKSKQYVNIYRTKLIKYDLIKTIIRGKLGFTLPLFREFIQAKYDELNWG; encoded by the coding sequence ATGTACAGTGAAAATCCATTTGATGCCGAATTCGGCGGTATTCCTGAACTATATCTTGACTTTAATAATGATGCTGTCAAATATGCTAAAAGAGCACATCGTTACAAAAAACATCCCACCTACTCACTTTTTATTACTGGTGTTCGTGGTTCAGGTAAAACAGTTTTTATGAACAAAGTTGGCAAAGAACTTAATAAATATGATGATACAATCGTGGTAACTCTTCATAATACTGAAGATTTATTCCGTATAATGTATATTAAGCTAGCTCCAATGCTTAATAAATTAAAAAAGTGGTCTTCATCTGTTTCAATTAGCTTACCATTCGTTTCTATAAATTTTGCTGAAGCAAATGAAAAACATGATGAAATCTACTATAAAACCGAAATCACTAAAATTTTAAAATTACTGAAACAAGCTAACATGCGAGTCGCATTTTGTATTGATGAAGTTTCTAATACACCAGCAATTCAAAAATTAGCTGAAGAATTTAATAATTGGAGCTTAAGTGAACTTCAAGTTTCTGTTATCATGACCGGATTGTTGAAGGAAGTAGCGGAACTTTCTAGTTCGCATAATTTAACTTTTTTAGTACGCGCTGATAGGTTTCACGTTAATAAATTGCAAAAATTATCAATTGCTCAAGCGTATATTAAAGTATTTGACATTACAAGTGAGCAAGCTGAAGAAATGGCTGAGATGACACAAGGTTATGCTTATGCTTTTCAATTAATTGGCGATTTGATGTATGAAGAGCTATCTACTGGTAAAAATTTTAAAGATGCCTGGAATTATACTAAGTTAGCTTTTAAAGATACGCTTTTCAATCAAGCATATGATGTCATCTCACATGAATTAACAGAAATTGATTTTCAATTTCTCTACGAGATGTCAAAAAATAATAATATTAGTGCAATTATTGAAAAAATGGGTAAAAGCAAGCAATATGTAAATATATATCGTACTAAGCTAATTAAATATGATTTAATCAAAACAATCATTCGCGGTAAATTAGGATTCACCCTACCTTTATTTAGGGAATTTATCCAAGCAAAATATGATGAATTAAATTGGGGATAA
- the bsh gene encoding choloylglycine hydrolase: MCTSILYSPKDNYFGRNLDYEIAYGQKVVITPRNYQLDYRHLPTQDTHYAMIGVSVVANDYPLYCDAINEKGLGIAGLNFTGPGKYFAVDGSKKNVTSFELIPYLLSSCETIEDVKKLLSETNITDESFFKDLPVTTLHWLMGDKSGKSIVIESTETGLHVYDNPVNTLTNNPVFPAQVETLANFASVSPAQPKNTLVPNADINLYSRGLGTHHLPGGTDSNSRFIKASFVLAHSPKGNDEVENVTNFFHILHSVEQAKGTDEVEDNVFEFTMYSDCMNLDKGILYFTTYDNNQINAVDMNNENLDTSDLITYELFKDQAIKFEN, translated from the coding sequence ATGTGTACATCAATTTTATATAGTCCAAAAGATAATTATTTTGGTAGAAATTTAGATTATGAAATTGCCTATGGTCAGAAAGTGGTAATTACTCCTAGAAATTATCAACTTGATTATCGTCATTTACCAACACAAGATACTCATTATGCAATGATCGGTGTTTCAGTAGTTGCCAATGACTATCCATTGTATTGTGATGCTATCAATGAAAAAGGATTAGGAATAGCCGGATTAAATTTCACTGGTCCTGGTAAATATTTTGCTGTAGATGGAAGCAAAAAGAATGTTACTTCTTTTGAACTGATCCCATATTTACTAAGCAGTTGTGAAACTATTGAAGATGTAAAGAAATTATTGTCTGAAACTAATATTACTGATGAAAGTTTCTTTAAAGATTTACCAGTTACTACTCTTCATTGGTTAATGGGTGATAAAAGTGGTAAGAGTATAGTTATTGAATCAACAGAAACTGGTTTACACGTTTATGACAACCCAGTTAATACTTTAACAAATAATCCTGTCTTTCCAGCTCAAGTTGAAACCTTGGCTAACTTTGCTTCGGTTTCTCCAGCTCAACCTAAAAATACACTTGTACCTAATGCAGATATTAATCTGTATAGTCGTGGATTAGGGACCCATCATTTACCAGGCGGAACAGATTCAAATTCTCGCTTTATTAAGGCATCTTTTGTATTAGCTCATTCACCAAAAGGTAATGATGAAGTTGAAAATGTAACTAATTTCTTCCATATTTTACATTCAGTTGAACAAGCAAAGGGTACCGATGAAGTTGAAGATAATGTATTTGAATTTACCATGTATTCAGACTGTATGAATTTGGATAAGGGAATTTTATATTTTACTACTTACGATAATAACCAAATTAATGCTGTGGATATGAATAATGAAAATTTGGATACTTCTGATTTGATTACCTATGAATTATTTAAGGATCAGGCCATTAAATTTGAAAATTAA
- a CDS encoding class I SAM-dependent DNA methyltransferase, protein MIYQTFAQLYDQLFDSDMYKSWEKFTLANINKKNGKLLDLAGGSGRLAVLLAKDGINVTVADFSDEMLSLADQHSTENNVSLQLVQADMRDLAGLEKFDVITCYADSFCYLDDEADLFQVFSEVANHLKDDGVFLFDVITPHQTDDIYPGYMYNYQDDDHRRAFMWQSYANDDVEHGVIHDLTFFNRLPNGEYDRLSETHYERAYDLDTIKELLKHAGFNSIEVGSDFSLEMRDKKATRWFFKCQK, encoded by the coding sequence ATGATTTATCAAACTTTTGCCCAATTATATGATCAGTTGTTTGATTCAGATATGTACAAGAGCTGGGAGAAATTCACTTTAGCTAATATTAATAAAAAGAATGGTAAGCTACTCGACCTAGCTGGTGGTAGTGGACGATTAGCTGTTTTACTTGCTAAAGATGGTATAAATGTCACGGTAGCTGATTTTTCTGATGAAATGCTGAGTTTAGCAGACCAACATAGTACTGAAAATAATGTTTCTTTACAGTTGGTTCAAGCTGATATGCGAGATTTAGCTGGCCTTGAAAAATTCGATGTAATTACTTGCTATGCGGACTCTTTCTGTTATCTTGATGACGAAGCTGACTTGTTTCAAGTATTTTCTGAGGTCGCCAATCATTTAAAAGATGATGGTGTATTTCTTTTCGATGTAATTACACCTCATCAAACTGACGATATTTACCCAGGCTATATGTACAATTATCAAGATGATGATCATCGTCGAGCATTTATGTGGCAGAGTTATGCCAATGATGATGTCGAACATGGGGTGATCCATGATTTAACATTCTTTAATCGTCTACCCAATGGCGAATATGATCGTTTATCTGAAACTCACTATGAAAGAGCATATGATTTAGATACCATTAAAGAATTGTTGAAACATGCTGGTTTTAACTCAATTGAAGTTGGATCTGACTTTAGTTTAGAGATGAGAGATAAAAAGGCAACTCGCTGGTTCTTTAAGTGTCAAAAATAA
- a CDS encoding Nramp family divalent metal transporter, protein MEDHSFISYANGKSLVEINSTIPVPRTRNFFRMLLAYTGPGALVAVGYMDPGNWAASINGGQSFNYLLISTILISSLMAMLLQYMAAKLGIVTQMDLAQAIRARTSKRLSFILWIIIELAIMATDVAEVIGAAIALNLLFKIPLVIATFITVFDVLLLLLLSKVGFRKIEALVSCLIMVILLVFTYQVMLANPNWKNIFLSALPSPELVAQHPVVNGLSPLTGSLGIIGATVMPHNFYLHSSICQTRKINHDNLADVQNAVRFTTWDSNIQLIIAFFVNVLLLIMGAAVFKSGAVKDSSFFGLYDALSNTTMLSNPILISVAKTGILSVLFAVALLASGQNSTITGTLTGQVVMEGFIHLKMPLWARRLFTRLLSVIPVIMCVLMTAKDSISQQHFALNMLLENSQVFLAFAVPFSIVPLLIMTDDRRMMGQFKNRKIWSILGWASSIILIFLNLCNLPATFVSFNMMPKRDAVVFAYTIIMLIILLMGWTCWDMRKKK, encoded by the coding sequence ATGGAAGATCATAGTTTTATTTCATACGCAAATGGTAAATCTTTAGTAGAAATTAATAGTACTATTCCAGTTCCGAGAACTCGTAATTTCTTCAGGATGCTTTTAGCATATACTGGTCCTGGTGCATTAGTTGCTGTTGGATACATGGATCCAGGAAACTGGGCAGCTTCAATTAATGGTGGTCAGAGTTTTAATTATCTTTTGATTTCTACTATTTTAATTTCTAGTTTAATGGCTATGCTTTTACAATATATGGCCGCAAAACTAGGAATCGTTACTCAAATGGATCTAGCACAAGCCATTCGTGCACGTACTAGTAAAAGATTAAGTTTTATCCTTTGGATTATAATTGAACTAGCAATTATGGCAACTGATGTAGCGGAAGTTATTGGAGCGGCAATTGCTTTAAATCTTTTATTTAAGATTCCCCTAGTTATTGCAACTTTTATCACTGTCTTTGATGTATTACTCTTATTGTTATTGTCAAAAGTGGGATTTAGAAAAATAGAAGCCCTGGTATCCTGCTTGATTATGGTGATACTACTGGTTTTTACTTATCAAGTCATGTTAGCTAATCCTAACTGGAAAAATATTTTTTTGTCTGCATTGCCATCTCCAGAATTAGTAGCTCAGCATCCCGTAGTTAATGGATTATCACCTTTAACAGGAAGTTTGGGAATAATTGGTGCCACTGTGATGCCGCATAATTTTTATTTGCATTCATCTATTTGCCAAACTAGAAAAATTAACCATGATAATCTTGCAGATGTTCAAAATGCAGTCCGTTTTACTACGTGGGATTCAAATATTCAATTAATTATTGCCTTTTTTGTTAATGTACTTTTATTAATTATGGGAGCTGCTGTTTTTAAAAGTGGTGCAGTCAAAGATAGTTCATTCTTTGGTTTGTATGATGCTCTAAGCAATACGACTATGTTAAGCAATCCAATTTTGATCTCAGTAGCTAAGACAGGAATTTTATCAGTCTTATTTGCAGTTGCACTTCTTGCTTCTGGTCAAAATTCAACAATTACTGGAACTCTCACTGGACAGGTAGTAATGGAAGGCTTTATTCACTTAAAGATGCCACTATGGGCAAGACGATTATTTACTAGATTATTATCTGTGATTCCAGTTATTATGTGTGTATTGATGACAGCAAAAGATTCAATTTCTCAGCAACATTTTGCCCTAAACATGCTTTTGGAAAATTCTCAAGTTTTTCTAGCATTTGCAGTACCATTTTCAATTGTGCCACTTTTAATTATGACAGATGATAGGAGAATGATGGGACAATTTAAGAATAGAAAGATTTGGTCGATTCTAGGATGGGCCAGTTCAATTATTTTGATTTTCTTGAATTTGTGTAATTTACCAGCTACTTTTGTTTCCTTTAATATGATGCCAAAAAGAGATGCAGTAGTTTTCGCTTACACGATCATTATGTTGATTATTTTATTAATGGGCTGGACATGTTGGGATATGCGAAAGAAGAAATAG
- a CDS encoding metal-sulfur cluster assembly factor → MLEIEKLSNTEKEVYQALKKVIDPELQVNIVDLGLIYGIEVSETKCQITMTLTIMGCPLSEWLDHEITKAAKSVDEVDECQIKLVWYPQWNPSMMSRVARMTLGIHG, encoded by the coding sequence GTGCTAGAAATAGAGAAATTATCTAATACCGAAAAGGAAGTTTACCAAGCCTTAAAAAAAGTAATTGATCCAGAACTTCAGGTTAACATCGTTGATTTAGGATTAATTTATGGTATTGAAGTAAGCGAGACAAAATGTCAGATTACGATGACTTTAACGATTATGGGATGTCCTCTAAGTGAGTGGTTAGATCACGAAATTACTAAAGCTGCCAAAAGTGTTGATGAAGTTGATGAGTGCCAAATTAAACTCGTTTGGTATCCGCAATGGAATCCAAGTATGATGTCTAGAGTGGCCCGGATGACCCTTGGAATTCATGGATAG
- the sufB gene encoding Fe-S cluster assembly protein SufB encodes MTKAEDIVKDEDYQFGFHDNVEPKFSTGRGLTEEVVRQISAEKHEPKWMLDYRLKAFHIYEKMPMPDFGPDLSGLDLDNMLYYQKLTDKKYRDWKDVPQDIKDTFERLGVPQAERKYLAGSAAQYESEMVYHKMKEQFDKLGIIFTDTDTALQEYPDLFKKYFGKLVPIDSNKFSALNCAVWSGGTFIYVPKGVQVPTPVQAYFRLNAENSGQFERTLIIVDEDAHLDYVEGCTAPQYSSDSLHAAVVEVNVLDNAYCRYTTIQNWSDNVYSLETKRAVAGKHATMEWVDGNLGAKVTMKYPSVYLNGEGARGTMLSIAVAHHGIHQDSGAGMFHNAPNTSSSIVSKSIAKGGGSTDYRGSVKFSKKSDGSKAHVECDTIIMDDMSSSDTIPTNAIENSNVAMEHEATVSKISEDQLYYLESRGIPERKATEMIIMGFVEPFTKQLPMEYAVELNRLISFQMEGAIG; translated from the coding sequence ATGACTAAAGCAGAGGATATAGTTAAAGACGAAGATTATCAGTTCGGCTTTCACGATAATGTAGAACCGAAATTTTCAACTGGTCGTGGCTTAACAGAAGAAGTAGTTCGACAAATTTCAGCAGAAAAACATGAACCTAAATGGATGTTAGATTATCGTTTAAAGGCTTTTCATATTTATGAAAAAATGCCAATGCCAGATTTTGGTCCCGATCTTTCAGGGCTTGATTTAGATAATATGCTGTATTATCAAAAATTGACCGATAAAAAATATCGTGATTGGAAGGATGTACCACAAGATATTAAGGATACTTTTGAGCGACTTGGTGTACCGCAAGCAGAGCGAAAATACTTAGCGGGTTCGGCTGCCCAATATGAATCGGAAATGGTTTATCATAAAATGAAAGAACAATTTGATAAACTAGGGATCATCTTCACTGATACGGATACAGCTTTGCAGGAGTATCCTGATTTATTCAAAAAATACTTTGGTAAGTTAGTTCCAATTGATTCAAATAAATTTTCTGCCTTAAACTGTGCTGTTTGGTCAGGAGGAACTTTTATTTATGTGCCAAAAGGAGTACAAGTTCCAACACCAGTTCAGGCATATTTTAGATTAAATGCAGAAAATTCAGGCCAGTTTGAAAGAACTTTGATCATTGTTGATGAGGACGCGCATCTTGATTATGTTGAAGGATGTACTGCTCCGCAATACTCTTCAGATTCTTTACATGCGGCAGTTGTTGAAGTAAATGTCTTAGATAATGCATATTGTCGTTATACTACAATTCAAAACTGGTCTGATAACGTCTATAGTCTAGAAACAAAGCGTGCAGTTGCTGGAAAGCATGCAACTATGGAATGGGTAGACGGTAATTTAGGTGCGAAAGTTACCATGAAATATCCAAGTGTCTATTTAAACGGTGAAGGTGCTCGCGGTACTATGCTTTCAATTGCAGTTGCCCATCACGGTATTCACCAAGATTCTGGAGCTGGAATGTTTCATAATGCTCCTAATACTTCTAGCTCAATTGTGTCCAAGTCAATTGCTAAGGGCGGTGGGTCAACAGATTATCGCGGTAGTGTTAAGTTTTCTAAAAAATCAGATGGCTCAAAGGCTCATGTGGAATGTGACACGATTATTATGGATGATATGTCTTCTTCTGATACGATCCCAACTAATGCTATTGAAAATTCAAATGTAGCGATGGAACATGAAGCCACAGTTTCTAAAATTTCTGAAGACCAGCTGTATTATTTAGAAAGTCGTGGCATCCCAGAAAGAAAAGCAACTGAAATGATTATTATGGGCTTTGTTGAACCCTTTACTAAGCAATTACCAATGGAATATGCAGTCGAACTTAATCGCTTGATTAGCTTCCAAATGGAAGGAGCAATTGGATAG